The Streptomyces sp. NBC_00670 genome window below encodes:
- a CDS encoding (2Fe-2S)-binding protein, with protein MLLSTATRPADHTVTEATAPVVTAAAVLAESYDRMAEVLPWMTVTTLGPDEPLPEGDGWVTAAALARDPEALDGYLAWDRKQVLQDHGRPGRPDVVAGFGLHRYAWPACLLFTLPWFLHRRVPYLPVERVAHDRERSRLAARPAGFACLPGDPAAATPGARVVRDEEALRAELRSAVAAHLEPVLGAFGPVMRRRGRGLWGMATDEITEGLWYVGNLLGEERRAMRELEALLPGTEKPYAGTPAFRELTGPQGEPLTTRDRVSCCLYYTLEPQDTCATCPRTCDEDRVAKLTAEAAA; from the coding sequence ATGCTGCTGTCCACGGCCACCCGCCCCGCCGACCACACCGTCACGGAAGCCACCGCGCCGGTCGTCACCGCCGCGGCCGTCCTCGCCGAGTCGTACGACCGGATGGCCGAGGTACTCCCCTGGATGACCGTCACCACGCTCGGACCCGACGAGCCGCTGCCCGAGGGCGACGGCTGGGTCACCGCGGCGGCGCTCGCGCGGGACCCCGAGGCGCTGGACGGCTATCTCGCCTGGGACAGGAAGCAGGTCCTTCAGGATCACGGCCGGCCCGGCCGCCCCGACGTCGTGGCCGGCTTCGGCCTGCACCGCTACGCCTGGCCCGCCTGCCTCCTGTTCACCCTCCCCTGGTTCCTGCACCGCCGGGTGCCGTACCTGCCCGTGGAGCGGGTCGCCCACGACCGTGAGCGCAGCCGGCTCGCCGCGCGTCCCGCCGGCTTCGCCTGCCTGCCCGGCGACCCGGCGGCCGCGACGCCCGGCGCCCGCGTCGTCCGGGACGAGGAGGCGCTGCGCGCGGAGCTGCGGTCGGCGGTGGCCGCGCATCTGGAGCCGGTCCTCGGCGCCTTCGGCCCGGTGATGCGGCGGCGCGGCCGTGGCCTGTGGGGCATGGCGACGGACGAGATAACGGAAGGGCTCTGGTACGTCGGCAATCTGCTCGGCGAGGAGCGGCGGGCCATGCGCGAGCTGGAGGCGCTGCTGCCCGGCACGGAGAAGCCGTACGCCGGCACCCCCGCTTTCCGCGAACTGACCGGCCCTCAGGGCGAGCCGCTGACCACCCGGGACCGCGTGAGCTGCTGCCTCTACTACACGCTGGAACCGCAGGACACCTGCGCCACCTGCCCCCGCACCTGCGACGAGGACCGCGTCGCCAAGTTGACCGCGGAAGCGGCCGCCTGA
- a CDS encoding DUF4956 domain-containing protein, with product MNLDLQDLSGTFSVTDIVLAMALSFVLSTLIGYVYRATHKNVSYSQSYVQTLVIVGMVVALIMLVVGSNLARAFSLVGALSVVRFRNAVKETRDVGFIFLVMAIGMACGARFYTLAAVGGVVIAVIIWAMSRFNWFALNVQRQVVKVQLPAGEDHTHAVQDVLLRHTDEFELVSTESIRGGTLTEMFYTVRIKKGHEPGELVAALRERTMGQRVTVLTGYDQTDL from the coding sequence GTGAACCTCGACCTCCAGGACCTGAGCGGCACGTTCAGCGTCACCGACATCGTGCTCGCCATGGCCCTGTCCTTCGTGCTCTCCACGTTGATCGGTTACGTGTACCGGGCCACCCACAAAAACGTCTCGTACAGCCAGTCCTACGTGCAGACCCTCGTCATCGTGGGCATGGTCGTCGCCCTGATCATGCTGGTCGTCGGCTCCAACCTGGCCCGCGCCTTCTCCCTGGTGGGCGCGCTGTCCGTGGTCCGGTTCCGCAACGCGGTCAAGGAGACCCGGGACGTCGGCTTCATCTTCCTGGTCATGGCCATCGGCATGGCCTGCGGTGCCCGCTTCTACACCCTGGCCGCCGTGGGCGGCGTGGTGATCGCGGTCATCATCTGGGCGATGAGCCGGTTCAACTGGTTCGCCCTCAACGTCCAGCGCCAGGTCGTCAAGGTCCAGCTCCCGGCGGGCGAGGACCACACGCACGCCGTCCAGGACGTCCTGCTGCGCCACACCGACGAGTTCGAGCTGGTCAGCACCGAGTCGATCCGCGGCGGCACGCTGACCGAGATGTTCTACACCGTCCGCATCAAGAAGGGCCACGAGCCCGGTGAGCTGGTCGCCGCCCTGCGCGAGCGGACCATGGGCCAGCGCGTGACCGTACTGACCGGTTACGACCAGACGGACCTCTGA
- a CDS encoding DUF2637 domain-containing protein — MRLTDISLNWLLPGGVLLLGMLAAVAVLARGKRTSGESTSADDSWERAEERRRRKEALYGTASYVLLFCCAAVAAALSFHGLVGFGQQNLGLTDGWEYLVPFGLDGAAMFCSVLAVREASHGDAALGSRILVWTFAGAAAWFNWVHAPRGIDHAGAPQFFSGMSLSAAVLFDRALKQTRRAALREQGLVPRPLPQIRVVRWLRAPRETYKAWSLMLLEGVRSLDEAVEEVREDQRQKEQNRLRRREQEKLERAHLKAISRGHRGLPGGGGGGGGGGHTVEVERAPAQADPAISKAELPARAARPSLQPVRPGGAEAVTVDLTSEDDTQALPRLDSLERKLKDLEQQFG; from the coding sequence ATGAGATTGACCGACATATCGCTGAACTGGCTGCTGCCGGGCGGCGTACTGCTCCTGGGCATGCTGGCGGCGGTGGCGGTGCTGGCGCGCGGCAAGCGCACCTCCGGGGAGAGCACGAGCGCGGACGACTCGTGGGAGCGTGCCGAGGAGCGCCGCAGGCGCAAGGAGGCCCTGTACGGCACCGCCTCCTACGTGCTGCTGTTCTGCTGTGCGGCGGTCGCCGCCGCCCTCTCCTTCCACGGCCTGGTCGGCTTCGGCCAGCAGAACCTCGGCCTCACCGACGGCTGGGAGTACCTCGTCCCGTTCGGTCTGGACGGCGCGGCCATGTTCTGCTCCGTGCTCGCGGTGCGCGAGGCCAGCCACGGCGACGCGGCCCTCGGCTCCCGGATACTGGTGTGGACATTTGCCGGCGCCGCGGCCTGGTTCAACTGGGTGCACGCGCCCCGGGGCATCGACCACGCGGGCGCACCGCAGTTCTTCTCCGGCATGTCCCTCTCCGCGGCCGTGCTGTTCGACCGCGCGCTGAAGCAGACCCGCCGGGCCGCCCTGCGCGAGCAGGGCCTGGTGCCGCGGCCGCTGCCGCAGATCCGTGTCGTCCGCTGGCTGCGGGCGCCCCGTGAGACGTACAAGGCGTGGTCGCTGATGCTGCTCGAGGGCGTGCGGAGCCTGGACGAGGCCGTCGAGGAGGTCCGCGAGGACCAGCGCCAGAAGGAGCAGAACCGGCTGCGCCGGCGCGAGCAGGAGAAGCTGGAGCGCGCGCATCTGAAGGCGATCAGCCGCGGTCACCGCGGGCTGCCCGGCGGGGGCGGCGGCGGTGGAGGCGGCGGCCACACCGTGGAGGTGGAGCGGGCGCCCGCCCAGGCGGACCCCGCGATATCCAAGGCGGAGCTGCCCGCGCGTGCCGCCCGCCCCTCCCTGCAGCCCGTCCGGCCCGGTGGCGCGGAGGCCGTCACCGTCGACCTCACCTCGGAGGACGACACACAGGCCCTCCCCCGGCTCGACTCGCTGGAGCGCAAGCTCAAGGACCTGGAGCAGCAGTTCGGCTGA
- a CDS encoding GntR family transcriptional regulator, whose product MEQAASRRRTADSLGSTEARPPEPRVAARARAAESGLVRPVAEGAAQGPAEEAVRGEHTHGESPIPLPRRSVVRRSSVRGQVLDALRAALVGGELAPGEVYSAPVLGERFGVSATPVREAMQQLALEGAVEVVPNRGFRVVQRCDRELDELAEIRALLEVPVVLRLARTVPAGRWAELRPLAEATVRVASGGDVAGYAEADRAFHRAVLGLAGNEQLVRLADDLQRRAQWPARGVVGAGVRHGRASLVADAAEHTALLDALIAQDAGVVGALVADHFGATGSM is encoded by the coding sequence GTGGAACAGGCCGCCTCACGCCGTCGTACCGCCGACAGCCTCGGGTCCACGGAAGCCCGCCCTCCGGAGCCGAGGGTGGCGGCGCGGGCGCGGGCCGCGGAGTCCGGGCTCGTGCGTCCCGTGGCCGAAGGGGCGGCGCAGGGCCCGGCCGAGGAGGCCGTCCGGGGTGAGCACACGCATGGGGAGTCCCCGATCCCGCTGCCGCGGCGGTCCGTCGTACGGCGCTCCTCGGTGCGGGGGCAGGTGCTGGACGCGTTGCGGGCGGCGTTGGTCGGCGGGGAGCTGGCGCCGGGGGAGGTGTACTCGGCGCCCGTGCTGGGCGAGCGGTTCGGGGTCTCCGCGACGCCGGTGCGCGAGGCGATGCAGCAGCTCGCGCTGGAGGGTGCGGTCGAGGTGGTGCCCAACCGGGGGTTCCGGGTGGTGCAGCGGTGCGACCGGGAGCTGGACGAGCTGGCGGAGATACGGGCGTTGCTGGAGGTGCCGGTGGTGCTGCGGCTCGCCCGTACGGTGCCGGCGGGGCGGTGGGCGGAGCTGCGGCCGCTGGCGGAGGCGACGGTACGGGTTGCCTCCGGCGGTGATGTGGCGGGGTATGCGGAGGCGGACCGGGCGTTTCACCGGGCGGTGCTGGGGTTGGCGGGCAACGAGCAGTTGGTGCGGCTCGCGGATGATCTGCAGCGGAGGGCGCAGTGGCCCGCGCGGGGGGTTGTCGGCGCGGGGGTGCGCCACGGGCGCGCGTCGCTTGTCGCCGACGCGGCGGAGCATACGGCGTTGCTGGATGCGTTGATCGCGCAGGACGCGGGGGTGGTGGGGGCGTTGGTGGCGGACCACTTCGGCGCGACGGGGAGCATGTGA
- a CDS encoding protein phosphatase 2C domain-containing protein: MSQQGESRERPTDREDDWWGELYDGSADDAGPSAAGDSLDDRFASAGAVVEDDEAARAAPPEAAGGEAAAPAPSERAAVPPAEPDRVGLRPQGGSGAPAPDPEGALPPGPPGAAGAAPPRPLADVPPPPPPALTHVGSGPPTYDPEPAALPLAEPDALGDVVADTVLDGARYGTCTLRAVSLRGDSARFRGEPRRDALLTARFGAGDDALVFVAMATGARATPGAHRAAAEACRHLGRAVGRSHARLAEDLRAGRRGDLKPGLQRLTDRSLGRLRADAAERGADPDTYTATLRCLLLPADPACRLRVFFGVGDGGLFRLRDGEWQDIEPAPRAGENAAEGFGGGDRLTVDLGIAAPPSPYRPAPEPPRAPFRFRASLAHPGDVLLLCTAGLADPLRGEPELSRHLTHRWTGEEPPGLAAFLADAQVRVKGYADDRTAAAVWEGE, from the coding sequence ATGAGCCAGCAGGGGGAGAGCCGGGAGCGGCCCACCGACCGGGAGGACGACTGGTGGGGGGAGCTGTACGACGGCTCCGCGGACGATGCGGGGCCGAGTGCGGCGGGCGACTCCCTGGACGACCGGTTCGCCTCGGCGGGGGCGGTCGTGGAGGACGACGAGGCGGCGCGGGCGGCTCCGCCGGAGGCTGCGGGGGGTGAGGCTGCGGCTCCTGCGCCGTCGGAGCGTGCGGCTGTGCCTCCGGCGGAGCCGGATCGTGTGGGGCTCCGCCCCCAGGGCGGGTCTGGGGCTCCCGCCCCTGACCCCGAGGGGGCTCTGCCCCCTGGACCCCCGGGAGCAGCGGGGGCTGCGCCCCCTCGCCCCCTGGCGGATGTGCCGCCCCCGCCCCCTCCGGCGCTCACCCACGTCGGCTCCGGCCCTCCCACCTACGACCCCGAACCCGCCGCGCTGCCGCTCGCGGAGCCGGACGCGCTCGGGGACGTCGTCGCGGACACCGTGCTGGACGGGGCCCGGTACGGGACCTGCACGCTGCGGGCAGTGTCGCTGCGCGGGGACTCCGCCCGGTTCCGCGGGGAGCCGCGGCGGGACGCGCTGCTCACCGCCCGCTTCGGCGCCGGCGACGACGCACTGGTGTTCGTCGCCATGGCCACCGGCGCCCGTGCCACCCCCGGCGCCCACCGCGCGGCCGCCGAGGCGTGCCGGCACCTCGGCCGTGCCGTCGGCCGCAGTCACGCACGGCTCGCCGAGGACCTCCGCGCGGGCCGCCGCGGCGACCTGAAGCCGGGGCTCCAGCGCCTCACCGACCGCTCCCTCGGGCGGCTCCGCGCCGACGCCGCCGAGCGGGGCGCGGACCCGGACACGTACACCGCCACCCTGCGCTGTCTGCTGCTCCCGGCCGACCCGGCCTGCCGTCTGCGTGTCTTCTTCGGCGTCGGCGACGGCGGACTGTTCCGGCTGCGGGACGGCGAGTGGCAGGACATCGAACCGGCGCCCCGGGCCGGGGAGAACGCCGCCGAGGGGTTCGGCGGCGGCGACCGGCTCACCGTCGACCTCGGCATCGCCGCCCCGCCGAGCCCGTACCGGCCCGCCCCCGAACCGCCCCGCGCACCCTTCCGCTTCCGCGCGTCCCTCGCCCACCCGGGCGACGTCCTGCTCCTCTGCACCGCAGGTCTCGCCGACCCCCTGCGCGGCGAGCCGGAGCTGTCCCGGCACCTGACGCACCGCTGGACCGGCGAGGAACCCCCGGGCCTCGCCGCGTTCCTCGCCGACGCGCAGGTCCGCGTCAAGGGGTACGCGGACGACCGTACGGCCGCCGCGGTCTGGGAGGGGGAGTAG
- a CDS encoding pyruvate dehydrogenase: protein MAKQNVAEQFVDILARAGVERLYGVVGDSLNPVVDAVRRHSGIDWVHVRHEETAAFAAGAEAQITGRLTACAGSCGPGNLHLINGLYDAHRSMAPVLALASQIPSSEIGLGYFQETHPDQLFRECSHYSELISNPRQMPRLLQTAIQHAVGQGGVSVVSLPGDIADLPAPERAAESALVTSRPTVRPGDAEIDRLVAMIDAADRVTLFCGSGTAGAHAEVMEFAGRIKAPVGHALRGKEWIQYDNPFDVGMSGLLGYGAAYEATHECELLILLGTDFPYNAFLPDDVKIAQVDVRPEHLGRRSKLDLAVWGDVRETLRCLIPRVKEKKNRRFLDRMLKKHADALEGVVKAYTRKVDKHVPIHPEYVAAVVDELADDDAVFTVDTGMCNVWAARYVSPNGRRRIIGSFSHGSMANALPMAIGAQFTDRRRQVLSLSGDGGFSMLMGDFLTLVQYDLPVKVVLFNNSSLSMVELEMLVAGLPSHGTTNKNPDFAAVARACGAYGVRVEKPKDLPGALKDAFRHKGPALVDVVTDPNALSIPPKISAEMVTGFALSASKIVLDGGVGRMLQMARSNLRNVPRP, encoded by the coding sequence ATGGCCAAGCAGAACGTCGCCGAGCAGTTCGTCGACATCCTGGCGCGCGCCGGGGTCGAGCGGTTGTACGGGGTGGTCGGGGACAGCCTCAACCCCGTCGTGGACGCCGTGCGCCGGCACTCCGGCATCGACTGGGTGCATGTGCGGCACGAGGAGACCGCCGCCTTCGCGGCCGGCGCCGAGGCCCAGATCACCGGGCGGCTCACCGCCTGCGCCGGCTCCTGCGGGCCGGGCAATCTGCACCTCATCAACGGGCTCTACGACGCCCACCGCTCCATGGCCCCCGTCCTCGCCCTCGCCTCGCAGATCCCCTCCAGCGAGATCGGCCTCGGTTACTTCCAGGAGACCCACCCCGACCAGCTCTTCCGCGAGTGCAGCCACTACAGCGAGCTGATCTCCAACCCCCGGCAGATGCCCCGGCTGCTGCAGACCGCCATCCAGCACGCGGTCGGCCAGGGCGGCGTGAGCGTCGTGTCGCTGCCGGGCGACATCGCCGATCTGCCCGCGCCCGAGCGGGCCGCCGAGAGCGCGCTCGTCACCTCCCGGCCCACCGTCCGCCCCGGCGACGCCGAGATCGACCGACTGGTCGCCATGATCGACGCCGCCGACCGGGTCACCCTCTTCTGCGGCAGCGGCACCGCCGGGGCGCACGCCGAGGTGATGGAGTTCGCCGGACGGATCAAGGCACCCGTCGGGCACGCCCTGCGGGGCAAGGAGTGGATCCAGTACGACAACCCGTTCGACGTGGGGATGAGCGGGCTGCTGGGGTACGGGGCCGCCTACGAGGCCACCCACGAGTGCGAGCTGCTGATCCTGCTCGGCACCGACTTCCCGTACAACGCCTTCCTGCCCGACGACGTGAAGATCGCCCAGGTCGACGTGCGCCCGGAACACCTCGGGCGGCGTTCCAAGCTGGACCTCGCGGTCTGGGGCGACGTACGGGAGACCCTGCGCTGTCTGATCCCGCGGGTGAAGGAGAAGAAGAACCGCCGCTTCCTGGACCGGATGCTGAAGAAGCACGCCGACGCGCTGGAGGGGGTCGTCAAGGCATACACCCGCAAGGTCGACAAGCACGTCCCGATCCACCCCGAGTACGTGGCCGCCGTCGTCGACGAACTCGCCGACGACGACGCCGTGTTCACCGTCGACACGGGGATGTGCAACGTGTGGGCCGCGCGGTACGTCTCGCCCAACGGCCGCCGCAGGATCATCGGTTCGTTCTCGCACGGCTCCATGGCCAACGCGCTGCCCATGGCGATCGGCGCGCAGTTCACCGACCGGCGGCGGCAGGTGCTCTCGCTCTCCGGCGACGGCGGGTTCAGCATGCTGATGGGCGACTTCCTCACCCTCGTCCAGTACGACCTGCCGGTGAAGGTCGTGCTGTTCAACAACTCCTCGCTCAGCATGGTCGAGTTGGAGATGCTGGTCGCCGGGCTGCCCTCGCACGGCACCACCAACAAGAACCCCGACTTCGCCGCCGTGGCCCGGGCCTGCGGGGCGTACGGGGTCCGGGTCGAGAAGCCCAAGGACCTTCCCGGCGCGCTGAAGGACGCCTTCCGGCACAAGGGCCCGGCCCTCGTCGACGTCGTCACCGACCCCAACGCCCTGTCCATCCCGCCGAAGATCAGCGCCGAGATGGTGACCGGGTTCGCCCTGTCGGCCTCGAAGATCGTCCTCGACGGCGGCGTCGGCCGCATGCTGCAGATGGCCCGCTCCAATCTGCGTAATGTGCCACGCCCGTGA
- a CDS encoding polyphosphate polymerase domain-containing protein — protein MTGGLHAFNRYELKYLVPVDQAARIRDELGERMDRDLHSPVGGYGVWSLYYDTPGLRFYWEKIEGLKFRRKLRIRHYGGLDGVGDDFPVCVEIKQRVNRVTQKRRITVPYATARRLCDDREMIEHSPDERAFVEEVLELVVRLNLQPTALTGYQREALVGRDQDVGLRVTFDRRIRGRDRDFHFGTPNPENRFTIPPHMSVMEIKVNERAPYWITDLAARRNLNLIRVSKYVQSVEAFGMAPRSVFHVREEDLPPAPASTPMPVPTPRTASTPSTTNTPTTPLTTEALRP, from the coding sequence ATGACCGGCGGACTCCACGCGTTCAACCGCTACGAACTCAAGTACCTCGTCCCGGTCGACCAGGCCGCCCGCATCCGCGACGAACTGGGCGAGCGCATGGACCGTGACCTGCACAGCCCCGTCGGCGGCTACGGGGTCTGGAGCCTCTACTACGACACCCCCGGGCTCCGCTTCTACTGGGAGAAGATCGAGGGGCTGAAGTTCCGCCGCAAGCTTCGCATCCGGCACTACGGCGGCCTCGACGGCGTCGGCGACGACTTCCCCGTCTGCGTCGAGATCAAGCAGCGCGTCAACCGCGTCACCCAGAAGCGGCGCATCACCGTGCCGTACGCCACCGCCCGGCGGCTCTGCGACGACCGCGAGATGATCGAACACTCCCCGGACGAGCGGGCGTTCGTCGAGGAGGTCCTCGAACTCGTCGTACGGCTGAACCTCCAACCGACCGCCCTCACCGGCTACCAGCGCGAGGCCCTCGTCGGACGCGACCAGGACGTGGGCCTGCGGGTCACCTTCGACCGGCGTATCCGGGGCCGGGACCGGGACTTCCACTTCGGGACCCCGAACCCCGAGAACCGGTTCACCATCCCGCCGCACATGTCCGTGATGGAGATCAAGGTCAACGAGCGCGCCCCCTACTGGATCACCGATCTGGCCGCCCGGCGCAACCTCAACCTGATCCGGGTCTCCAAGTACGTGCAGAGCGTCGAGGCGTTCGGCATGGCGCCCCGGTCGGTGTTCCACGTCCGCGAGGAGGACCTTCCGCCGGCGCCCGCGTCGACACCGATGCCCGTCCCCACCCCACGCACCGCGTCCACCCCCAGCACCACCAACACCCCCACCACCCCCCTCACCACGGAGGCACTGCGCCCGTGA
- a CDS encoding ATP-binding protein, giving the protein MNRQTVAELRSARSRTGDARLLREVGAADLRSVAEVRHALRALLDGRAEPDRCATAELLTSELLANALVHTDGEAVVTAVVSGRRLRVEVRDFAERGGGTGGSTGVGPGARSASAAGDEEAGQRTSGRGLLLVRALADAWGVRAHDVGKSVWFELEGLTEAEGLRLDGDAA; this is encoded by the coding sequence ATGAACAGGCAGACGGTGGCGGAGTTACGAAGCGCCAGGAGCCGGACGGGGGACGCCCGGCTGCTGCGCGAAGTGGGCGCGGCGGACCTGCGGTCCGTCGCCGAAGTACGGCACGCGCTGCGCGCGCTGCTGGACGGCCGCGCGGAGCCGGACCGCTGCGCCACCGCCGAGCTGCTGACCAGCGAACTCCTCGCCAACGCACTCGTGCACACCGACGGGGAGGCGGTCGTCACGGCCGTCGTCTCCGGGCGCCGACTGCGCGTGGAGGTACGGGACTTCGCGGAACGGGGCGGTGGCACAGGCGGCAGCACTGGCGTCGGCCCCGGGGCCCGGTCCGCTTCCGCGGCGGGGGACGAGGAGGCCGGGCAGCGGACGAGCGGCCGGGGACTGCTCCTGGTGCGTGCCCTCGCCGACGCCTGGGGCGTCCGCGCGCACGACGTGGGCAAGTCGGTCTGGTTCGAGCTGGAGGGTCTGACGGAGGCCGAGGGGCTGCGACTGGACGGGGACGCGGCCTGA
- the rsgA gene encoding ribosome small subunit-dependent GTPase A codes for MSSSSLSRSASSHPLAPYGWDTGWEAEFAVYAGQGLLPGRVVRVDRGQCDVVTAGGTVRADTAFVTPHDPLRVVCTGDWVAVEPAGDPRYVRTYLPRRSAFVRSTSSKRSEGQVLAANVDHAIVAVSLAAELDLARIERFLALAWESGAQPLVVLTKADLVADPVTLSHLVEDVESAAPGVQVCAVSSLGGDGLDVLGAVVAGGTSVLLGQSGAGKSTLANALVGEDVMRVHAIRDVDGKGRHTTTTRNLLVLPGGGVFIDTPGLRGVGLWDAESGVGQVFAEIEELARECRFHDCAHGAEPGCAVLAALDDGRLAQRRLDSYRKLQRENQWIVAKTDARARAELRRDWKRKGAEGRAAMEFKRGRR; via the coding sequence TTGTCTTCCTCTTCTCTTTCGCGTTCGGCTTCGTCCCACCCGCTGGCCCCCTACGGCTGGGACACGGGCTGGGAGGCCGAGTTCGCGGTGTACGCCGGGCAGGGGCTGTTGCCCGGCCGGGTCGTGCGCGTCGATCGCGGGCAGTGCGATGTCGTCACCGCGGGCGGCACCGTGCGGGCCGACACCGCGTTCGTCACGCCGCACGATCCCCTGCGGGTCGTCTGCACCGGTGACTGGGTCGCCGTCGAGCCCGCCGGTGATCCGCGGTACGTGCGGACGTATCTGCCGCGGCGGTCGGCGTTCGTGCGGTCGACCTCGTCCAAGCGGTCCGAGGGGCAGGTGCTCGCGGCCAACGTGGACCACGCCATCGTCGCCGTGTCGCTGGCCGCGGAACTCGATCTCGCGCGGATCGAACGGTTCCTGGCGCTGGCCTGGGAGTCCGGGGCGCAGCCCCTCGTCGTCCTGACCAAGGCCGATCTCGTGGCCGACCCCGTGACGTTGTCCCACCTCGTCGAGGACGTGGAGAGCGCCGCGCCCGGGGTGCAGGTATGTGCCGTCAGTTCGCTGGGCGGGGACGGGCTCGACGTGCTCGGGGCCGTCGTCGCGGGCGGCACCTCCGTGCTGCTCGGGCAGTCCGGCGCCGGCAAGTCGACGCTCGCCAACGCGCTGGTCGGCGAGGACGTCATGCGGGTCCACGCCATCCGTGACGTGGACGGCAAGGGCCGTCATACGACCACCACCCGCAACCTGCTCGTCCTCCCCGGCGGCGGCGTCTTCATCGACACCCCCGGGCTCCGCGGGGTCGGGCTGTGGGACGCCGAGTCCGGGGTCGGCCAGGTGTTCGCCGAGATCGAGGAGCTGGCGCGGGAGTGCCGGTTCCACGACTGCGCGCACGGTGCCGAGCCCGGCTGCGCCGTGCTGGCCGCGCTCGACGACGGCCGGCTGGCACAGCGGCGGCTGGACAGCTACCGCAAGCTCCAGCGCGAGAACCAGTGGATCGTCGCCAAGACGGACGCGCGGGCCCGGGCCGAGCTGCGCCGGGACTGGAAGCGGAAGGGGGCGGAGGGGCGCGCGGCGATGGAGTTCAAGCGGGGGCGCCGGTGA
- a CDS encoding helix-turn-helix domain-containing protein: MLAAIGLDETHEAAYRALVSVGAADVPDLARRLALGEHDTERALRRLERHGLAAQSSSRPGRWVAAPPGVALGALLTQHRHELEKAELTAALLAEEYRARAAEPTVHDLVEVVTGAAAVAQRFLQLQLGATEEVRALVTGAPMAVTAAENHAEEQAATRGVRYRVVVERAVLDGPAAVGELSAALGRDERVRVAERVPTKLVVADGTLAMVPLISSPGAEPAALVVHASGLLEVLSGLFETVWRQALPLRLGGDGTVREQEPEGPDGTDLEILSLLLAGLTDASVAKQLDLGLRTVQRRVRHLMEIAGVTTRLQLGWQAYERGWVARS, encoded by the coding sequence ATGCTCGCAGCGATAGGTCTGGACGAGACGCACGAGGCGGCGTACCGCGCCCTGGTGTCGGTGGGCGCCGCCGACGTCCCCGATCTGGCCCGGCGGCTCGCGCTCGGCGAGCACGACACGGAGCGCGCCCTGCGCCGCCTGGAGCGGCACGGGCTCGCCGCCCAGTCCTCCTCCCGTCCCGGCCGCTGGGTGGCCGCCCCGCCCGGCGTCGCGCTCGGCGCGCTGCTCACCCAGCACCGGCACGAGCTGGAGAAGGCGGAGCTGACGGCGGCGCTGCTCGCGGAGGAGTACCGGGCGCGGGCGGCGGAGCCGACGGTGCACGACCTGGTGGAGGTGGTGACCGGCGCGGCGGCGGTCGCACAACGGTTCCTGCAGCTCCAGCTGGGCGCGACGGAGGAGGTGCGCGCGCTGGTCACCGGCGCGCCGATGGCCGTCACGGCCGCCGAGAACCACGCGGAGGAGCAGGCCGCCACGCGGGGCGTGCGCTACCGCGTGGTGGTGGAGCGCGCGGTGCTCGACGGCCCGGCGGCGGTCGGCGAGCTGTCGGCCGCACTGGGCCGGGACGAGCGCGTACGGGTCGCCGAGCGCGTCCCGACGAAGCTGGTCGTCGCCGACGGGACCCTCGCCATGGTGCCGCTCATCTCCTCCCCGGGCGCGGAACCGGCGGCGCTGGTGGTGCACGCCAGCGGCCTCCTCGAGGTGCTGTCGGGACTGTTCGAGACGGTGTGGCGCCAGGCGCTGCCGCTGCGCCTGGGCGGCGACGGCACCGTACGGGAGCAGGAACCGGAGGGCCCCGACGGCACGGACCTGGAGATCCTGTCCCTGCTCCTGGCCGGCCTGACCGACGCGAGCGTGGCGAAACAGCTGGACCTGGGCCTGCGCACGGTGCAGCGCCGGGTACGGCACCTGATGGAGATCGCCGGGGTGACGACCCGGCTCCAACTGGGCTGGCAGGCCTACGAACGGGGCTGGGTGGCCCGGAGCTGA